A region from the Caldicellulosiruptor naganoensis genome encodes:
- a CDS encoding ABC transporter ATP-binding protein encodes MIELYDIYKIYKMGDINLYALNSVNLKILKNEFVAILGPSGSGKSTLMNIIGCLDTPTSGRYILDGNEASKLSDNQLAEIRNSKIGFVFQQFNLIPQLTALENVELPLIYKGMSASKRHKIAKEALERVGLSDRINHRPRQLSGGQQQRVAIARAIVTNPSIILADEPTGNLDSKSGEEIMQIFKQLHSQGCTVVLITHDNYIASQAKRIVRIYDGKIIEDKRIA; translated from the coding sequence ATGATTGAACTTTATGACATTTACAAAATATACAAAATGGGTGATATTAATCTATATGCTTTAAACAGTGTAAACCTCAAAATATTAAAAAACGAATTTGTTGCAATTCTTGGACCCTCTGGTTCAGGAAAATCCACATTGATGAATATAATAGGCTGTCTTGACACACCAACTTCTGGAAGATATATTTTGGATGGAAATGAGGCAAGTAAACTCTCTGACAATCAGCTTGCAGAGATTCGAAACAGCAAAATAGGCTTTGTATTTCAGCAGTTTAATTTAATTCCACAGTTAACTGCTCTTGAGAATGTTGAACTGCCTTTAATATACAAAGGGATGTCGGCATCAAAAAGACACAAGATTGCAAAAGAAGCACTTGAACGCGTAGGACTTTCTGACAGGATAAATCACAGACCTCGACAGCTATCTGGTGGGCAGCAACAGAGGGTTGCCATTGCAAGAGCAATTGTGACAAATCCTTCAATAATTTTAGCTGATGAGCCGACAGGAAACTTAGATTCAAAATCTGGCGAAGAAATTATGCAAATTTTCAAACAACTTCATAGCCAAGGCTGTACTGTGGTGTTAATTACACATGACAATTACATTGCCTCTCAGGCAAAAAGGATTGTAAGAATTTATGATGGGAAAATTATAGAAGATAAAAGAATTGCTTAA
- a CDS encoding esterase-like activity of phytase family protein, which yields MKNGKAKVIETIGLKDEQGKAITGLPIMPGLVGSTNEVALTENLKLLSYDNNGLDPEGIALDSKGNFWICDEYGPFIAQFDKTGKLIKKYAPGNGLPNILKYRIPNRGFEGITIAPNGKIYAALQSVLDIEGKTAKTAKFTRILELDPESGRTKMYAYPIDQDNYKSPKDAKIGDIFAISNNKFLLIEQGKGKDNNMRNIIYLVDIKEATDISNIRVEGKELEFVADKDQLYKTIKFPTKKIVFDLRANGWKAEKAEGIVMCPDKKTIMVINDNDFGITINVKDSERKDVKIADYTLYADGSLKYKEKLAEPTISIVPNSEEERNTYLWVIKLPEIMKK from the coding sequence ATTAAAAATGGAAAAGCAAAGGTTATTGAGACAATAGGTTTAAAGGACGAACAAGGTAAAGCTATTACGGGTTTACCTATCATGCCTGGTTTAGTTGGTTCTACTAATGAAGTTGCTTTAACTGAAAATCTAAAACTTCTAAGTTATGACAATAATGGTCTTGATCCAGAAGGTATTGCACTTGACTCTAAAGGTAATTTCTGGATTTGTGATGAATATGGTCCTTTTATAGCTCAGTTTGATAAAACTGGCAAACTCATAAAGAAATATGCTCCTGGAAATGGTTTGCCTAATATACTGAAGTACCGTATTCCTAACAGAGGTTTTGAGGGCATTACTATAGCACCAAATGGAAAGATTTACGCTGCGCTACAAAGTGTTTTAGATATAGAGGGGAAAACAGCTAAGACTGCTAAATTTACTAGAATACTAGAATTAGACCCTGAAAGTGGAAGAACAAAAATGTATGCTTATCCCATTGATCAAGATAATTATAAGTCTCCTAAAGATGCTAAAATTGGTGATATATTTGCTATATCTAATAACAAATTTCTTTTAATTGAACAAGGTAAAGGCAAAGATAATAATATGCGCAATATTATTTACCTGGTTGATATAAAAGAGGCCACAGATATTTCTAACATAAGAGTAGAGGGCAAAGAACTGGAATTTGTCGCTGACAAAGATCAGCTTTATAAAACTATTAAATTTCCTACAAAGAAAATTGTATTTGACCTAAGGGCAAATGGCTGGAAAGCTGAAAAAGCAGAAGGAATAGTCATGTGTCCTGACAAAAAGACAATAATGGTGATAAATGATAACGACTTTGGTATAACCATTAATGTTAAAGACAGTGAGAGAAAAGATGTTAAAATTGCAGACTATACACTTTATGCAGATGGTAGCCTCAAATACAAAGAAAAACTTGCCGAGCCGACAATCAGTATTGTTCCTAATTCTGAAGAGGAAAGAAACACGTATTTATGGGTTATAAAACTTCCTGAAATAATGAAAAAATGA
- a CDS encoding efflux RND transporter periplasmic adaptor subunit, with protein MRFKKGRSLFVFVIVCIVILIVVNVFTKSIKTQQAEKMQNENVVKVIKRDLDEEMTLRGVVTSEEIPIFSPVTAKVKNVFIKENNYVKKGDLIAILDDTKIKLEIKRKEREKQSLYKDLENLYKSLEECSVYSPFEGQVLEVYVKEKDVVSKGSPICKVSKIDLVYLTVAFPKWLFKNIKQGDPIEIILHEFGQEIKGYVRSKSSVFYTDENGFPAFDVEVVLKERSIPLKARAFCIFEYNGQKVRSLNDGIITAEEDVIKSPTDGVVKSIYISKFSQINKNQLIIELSDDKIAEQIENKKTQIEQIEEEISEYRKELSRFVIKATLDGIVSDVNIVEGKILNEGEKLAVIWNPYNLIFESKISELELDRIKKGQKVMLQFKIPGRIGVQEIINSTVEMVGSKPLEESKDTNISFYPVKIGFKSDRIKRGMHATAQIKVLIKQNALCIPVEALREENGKYYVWVKKQKTKNITKKTEKDKIVDEYGSKESYYNEAEKREVIIGESNKRYAEILKGLKEGEEVVLPQAYEKDIK; from the coding sequence ATGAGATTTAAAAAGGGTAGATCTTTATTTGTATTTGTAATTGTCTGTATAGTTATATTAATAGTGGTAAATGTATTTACAAAGAGCATAAAAACACAGCAGGCTGAAAAAATGCAAAATGAAAATGTTGTAAAAGTTATTAAGAGGGATTTGGACGAGGAAATGACATTGAGGGGTGTGGTTACTTCTGAAGAAATACCAATATTTTCACCTGTAACTGCAAAAGTTAAGAATGTATTTATCAAAGAAAATAATTATGTCAAAAAGGGCGATTTAATTGCAATTTTGGATGATACGAAAATAAAACTTGAAATAAAAAGAAAAGAAAGAGAAAAACAAAGTTTGTATAAAGATTTGGAAAATTTGTACAAAAGTCTTGAGGAATGTTCAGTGTATTCTCCGTTTGAAGGACAGGTTCTAGAAGTATATGTAAAAGAAAAAGATGTAGTTTCAAAAGGAAGCCCAATTTGCAAAGTTAGCAAAATTGATTTGGTATACCTTACAGTAGCATTTCCCAAATGGCTTTTTAAAAACATAAAGCAGGGGGACCCAATTGAGATAATATTGCATGAGTTTGGACAAGAAATAAAAGGATATGTAAGATCAAAAAGTTCCGTATTTTATACAGACGAAAATGGTTTTCCAGCATTTGATGTTGAAGTAGTCTTAAAGGAGAGGAGTATACCTTTAAAGGCAAGAGCATTTTGCATATTTGAATATAATGGGCAAAAAGTTAGAAGTTTGAACGATGGTATAATCACAGCAGAAGAGGATGTTATAAAGTCACCTACAGATGGTGTTGTAAAAAGTATATATATCTCAAAATTTTCACAAATAAATAAAAATCAGTTAATAATTGAACTTTCAGATGATAAGATTGCAGAACAGATTGAAAACAAGAAAACACAGATTGAGCAGATTGAAGAAGAAATAAGCGAATATAGAAAGGAACTTAGCAGGTTTGTAATAAAAGCTACATTGGATGGCATTGTGAGTGACGTTAATATTGTTGAGGGCAAAATATTAAATGAAGGTGAAAAACTTGCTGTTATTTGGAATCCTTACAATTTGATATTTGAATCAAAAATATCAGAACTTGAACTTGACAGGATCAAAAAAGGTCAGAAAGTAATGTTACAATTTAAAATTCCTGGTAGAATAGGAGTTCAAGAAATAATTAATAGCACAGTAGAAATGGTAGGTTCAAAACCGCTTGAAGAGAGCAAGGATACCAATATAAGCTTCTATCCAGTTAAAATCGGGTTTAAAAGTGACAGAATTAAAAGAGGAATGCATGCCACAGCACAGATAAAAGTGTTGATAAAGCAAAATGCACTCTGTATCCCTGTGGAAGCTTTAAGAGAAGAAAATGGTAAGTACTATGTGTGGGTAAAAAAGCAAAAGACAAAAAATATTACTAAAAAAACAGAAAAGGATAAGATTGTTGATGAATATGGTTCAAAAGAAAGTTATTATAACGAGGCAGAAAAGAGAGAGGTTATCATTGGTGAAAGTAACAAAAGGTATGCAGAAATTTTAAAAGGCTTAAAAGAAGGAGAAGAAGTAGTATTGCCTCAGGCATATGAGAAAGACATAAAGTAA
- a CDS encoding glycosyl hydrolase gives MQNYSVPSFDLSNKNASDKCKKLMEYFSKIYSKAIIAGQHTNTAAGPEIAYLEYQTGKKPALRGFDLLGYTKHTITNNMTYDAMFEVILNKGSVEEAIKWHKELGGIVTFCWHWFSPIGGNDKIFYTKNTDFDIEVALCPNTEENKLLMEDIYKIGKWMRIMADADVPVIFRPLHEADGRWFWWGAKGFDAYKKLYYLLYDVYTNHFKLNNLIWVWNAPHPDWRIEMDYYDVAGVDFYAPAQNYGPLSFWYNYVYELTEAKKPIALTENGPIPDPDKLQSSKTYWLWFMP, from the coding sequence TTGCAAAATTACAGTGTTCCTTCATTTGATCTTTCAAACAAAAATGCCTCTGATAAATGCAAAAAATTGATGGAATATTTTTCAAAGATTTATAGCAAGGCAATTATTGCAGGCCAGCACACAAACACAGCAGCAGGACCAGAAATTGCATATTTAGAATATCAAACAGGCAAAAAACCAGCTTTGCGTGGTTTTGATTTGCTGGGTTATACAAAGCACACCATTACTAATAATATGACCTACGATGCAATGTTTGAAGTAATTTTAAATAAAGGCTCTGTTGAAGAAGCAATTAAATGGCACAAGGAGTTAGGAGGAATTGTGACATTTTGCTGGCATTGGTTTTCTCCAATAGGAGGCAACGATAAGATTTTTTATACAAAAAACACCGATTTTGATATTGAAGTTGCTCTTTGCCCTAATACTGAAGAAAACAAACTGCTGATGGAGGACATATATAAAATTGGCAAGTGGATGAGAATCATGGCAGATGCAGATGTTCCAGTTATTTTCAGGCCATTACATGAGGCTGATGGCAGGTGGTTTTGGTGGGGAGCAAAAGGGTTTGATGCTTACAAAAAGCTTTACTATCTTTTGTATGATGTATATACTAATCACTTTAAATTAAACAATCTCATATGGGTTTGGAATGCACCACATCCTGATTGGAGAATAGAAATGGACTACTATGATGTTGCAGGGGTTGACTTTTATGCCCCGGCCCAAAACTATGGTCCTCTTTCATTTTGGTATAATTATGTCTATGAGCTGACAGAAGCTAAAAAACCCATAGCTTTAACAGAAAACGGACCAATTCCTGACCCAGATAAACTGCAAAGTTCAAAGACTTATTGGCTTTGGTTTATGCCTTGA
- the pulA gene encoding type I pullulanase, producing the protein MIVKAYIDDFNEITVVLAQMVHSVKKEDFKVFLDDQEIEIEKVKKLIPHSENPFEAETRGYEICEQKGKIRFVLKEGHFDFHRKPMVRPVFVIGDMNNWTISPEWELSYSKQRGRYELVKDLKDVQIGQKFKFAEGASRKLWYPPGYGNDIVIEDYFDREAAFTNMVKITTTKRLWANLKYKVMYKNEYKYARPREILTRNEYFYAGELGARYEPYGTYFRLWAPTAYKVKIQIFDEYENFKFEKEMSRAENGTWDVYLPGDLKNHFYLYEIWHYNYEDDEGYIVYHVPDPYSKASSSNSGKSYIFDPADGLIDGWQADSFVDNIEKQNDAIIYEMHVRDFTIDQSSGIDENLRGKFLGFCQEGYYKEGISTGLLHLKELGITHVHLLPISDFGSVDDKNPDKRYNWGYDPVLYQCPEYWYSTKSGGIEALKELRTMIKKLHENGIGVVMDVVFNHTYHTKGGKFSIFDKIVPEYFYRVDDYGDYSNATGCGNELATERPMVRKFILDTIIYWTEEFHIDGFRFDLMGLIDCKTMRQIANEVRKRNPKALIYGEGWVMGDSTCLVEEMATILSSCHQGYSIGLFNDRIRDAIRGDLDGYKTGYVHGNLSDVERLKQGIKAAIDDFAKEPDECVNYVSCHDNLTLFDKLQKTMVGEDIFWIDRASRLANAIVLTSQGVAFLHGGVEFNRSKGGHPNTYNAGDNINKIDWSLKEKFFDTFKFYCDLINLRRKHIAFRMRSSGEIKKYLRFIPAPDGVVAFIITYPYDEWKKIIVAYNPFKEKKILQLPEGSWYIKANDGIVFPDSSEKEAIGSFEIAPVSLFIAYQKYAKN; encoded by the coding sequence ATGATAGTGAAAGCATATATAGACGATTTTAACGAGATAACAGTAGTGCTTGCGCAGATGGTTCATTCAGTTAAAAAAGAAGATTTTAAGGTTTTTTTAGATGATCAGGAAATAGAAATTGAAAAAGTGAAAAAACTTATACCACATTCAGAAAATCCATTTGAAGCAGAAACAAGAGGCTATGAAATCTGCGAACAAAAAGGGAAGATTAGATTTGTTTTAAAAGAAGGACACTTTGATTTTCACAGAAAACCTATGGTAAGGCCAGTTTTTGTTATAGGAGATATGAACAACTGGACAATTTCACCTGAGTGGGAGCTTTCTTATTCAAAGCAAAGAGGAAGATATGAGCTTGTAAAAGATTTAAAAGATGTTCAAATTGGTCAAAAGTTTAAATTTGCAGAGGGGGCAAGCCGAAAACTTTGGTATCCTCCAGGATATGGAAATGATATTGTAATAGAGGACTATTTTGACAGAGAAGCAGCTTTCACAAACATGGTAAAAATTACAACCACCAAAAGGCTTTGGGCAAATTTAAAATACAAAGTAATGTACAAAAACGAATACAAATATGCACGTCCAAGAGAGATTTTGACAAGAAACGAGTATTTCTATGCTGGGGAGCTTGGTGCAAGGTATGAACCATATGGAACCTATTTTAGACTCTGGGCACCAACTGCCTATAAGGTAAAGATTCAAATATTTGATGAGTATGAAAATTTCAAGTTTGAAAAGGAAATGTCAAGGGCAGAAAATGGTACTTGGGATGTATATCTCCCAGGGGATTTAAAGAATCATTTTTACCTTTACGAAATCTGGCATTACAATTACGAAGATGATGAAGGCTATATTGTGTATCACGTCCCAGACCCATACTCTAAGGCATCTTCGTCAAACTCTGGCAAAAGTTATATATTTGACCCGGCAGATGGCTTGATAGACGGATGGCAAGCTGATAGTTTTGTTGATAATATTGAAAAGCAAAATGATGCTATAATCTACGAGATGCATGTAAGAGATTTTACAATTGACCAAAGCTCTGGAATTGATGAAAATTTAAGAGGAAAGTTTTTAGGTTTTTGTCAGGAAGGATATTACAAGGAAGGGATTTCAACCGGTCTTTTGCACCTAAAAGAGCTTGGGATAACTCATGTTCATCTTTTACCAATATCTGATTTTGGGAGTGTTGATGACAAAAACCCAGACAAAAGATACAATTGGGGATATGACCCAGTACTTTACCAGTGTCCTGAGTATTGGTACTCAACAAAAAGCGGTGGTATTGAAGCGTTGAAAGAGCTTAGAACAATGATAAAAAAGCTTCATGAAAATGGAATTGGAGTTGTGATGGATGTTGTTTTCAATCACACATATCACACAAAGGGCGGAAAATTCTCTATATTTGACAAGATTGTACCTGAATACTTTTACAGGGTAGATGACTATGGAGATTATTCAAATGCGACAGGGTGTGGAAATGAACTTGCAACAGAAAGACCAATGGTGAGGAAATTTATCCTTGACACTATTATCTACTGGACAGAGGAGTTTCACATAGACGGTTTTAGGTTTGACCTGATGGGGCTTATTGACTGTAAAACAATGAGGCAAATTGCTAATGAGGTGCGGAAACGAAATCCGAAAGCGTTGATTTATGGCGAAGGTTGGGTGATGGGCGATAGTACCTGCCTTGTTGAAGAGATGGCTACAATCTTGTCATCTTGTCATCAAGGCTATTCAATCGGACTTTTTAACGACAGGATTAGAGATGCTATAAGAGGTGACCTTGACGGCTACAAAACAGGATATGTGCATGGAAATCTATCAGATGTTGAGAGACTAAAACAAGGTATCAAAGCGGCAATTGATGATTTTGCAAAAGAACCTGATGAATGTGTAAACTATGTTTCCTGTCATGACAACTTGACACTTTTTGACAAGCTGCAAAAGACAATGGTTGGTGAGGACATCTTTTGGATTGACAGGGCATCAAGGCTTGCAAATGCCATTGTGCTGACATCGCAAGGGGTTGCTTTTTTACATGGTGGAGTTGAGTTTAACAGAAGCAAAGGCGGTCATCCTAATACCTATAACGCAGGAGATAACATAAACAAAATTGATTGGAGTTTAAAAGAGAAGTTTTTTGATACGTTTAAGTTTTACTGTGATTTGATAAACCTGAGAAGAAAGCATATTGCTTTTAGGATGAGGTCAAGCGGAGAGATAAAGAAATACTTAAGATTTATTCCTGCACCAGATGGGGTTGTTGCTTTTATAATAACATACCCATATGATGAGTGGAAAAAGATTATTGTTGCCTACAATCCTTTTAAGGAAAAGAAGATTTTGCAGCTTCCAGAAGGCAGCTGGTATATAAAAGCAAATGATGGCATTGTGTTTCCCGACTCTTCTGAAAAAGAGGCAATAGGCAGCTTTGAGATTGCACCAGTGAGTCTTTTTATTGCATACCAAAAATATGCAAAAAATTAA
- a CDS encoding DUF3267 domain-containing protein, whose translation MKFRVGKPPINKNINLSGCNLLKEPKSLTVTQIVTLPIGLICVGLIFFILHYFKSINLPKFGVEYILAYFLMITLHEMIHALCYHGGLLSKDTVIGCWPDMFIFYAYNSRVLKRNRYLLVYIALFIVLSIIPTIIMLFLDFKSDLLLLIVLFNALGSCVDIFSCVLILLQVPKEGLVVNSEEKTYWKVLEK comes from the coding sequence ATGAAATTTAGAGTAGGCAAACCACCAATTAATAAAAATATTAACTTATCAGGGTGTAACTTACTTAAAGAACCAAAAAGTTTAACAGTTACCCAGATAGTTACTCTACCAATAGGATTAATTTGTGTAGGACTAATTTTTTTCATTTTGCATTATTTTAAAAGCATAAATTTACCTAAATTTGGAGTAGAATACATTTTGGCCTATTTTCTAATGATAACTCTTCATGAGATGATACATGCTTTGTGTTATCATGGTGGTTTGTTATCAAAAGATACAGTAATTGGATGTTGGCCTGATATGTTTATTTTTTATGCATATAACAGCAGAGTTTTGAAAAGAAACAGATATTTATTAGTTTATATTGCTCTATTTATTGTACTTTCAATTATTCCAACCATAATTATGTTATTTTTAGATTTTAAAAGTGATTTGTTATTGCTAATTGTGCTTTTCAATGCTTTAGGTTCATGTGTAGATATATTTAGTTGCGTTTTAATTCTATTACAAGTACCCAAAGAAGGACTTGTGGTAAATAGTGAGGAAAAAACATATTGGAAAGTATTGGAAAAGTAG
- a CDS encoding ABC transporter permease, producing MGYVKFFEAFKIAAKSLIHNRTRTFLSVLGVIIGICAIIVSVGLVQSVSISVSKQLEESGLDSLILALHYDIDIGEMSGYLNSKQNLIVGITPRKTYYTEVLSSDGKNYKCEVLLLKPSSYILENLKLVKGRFLSVLDEEKLNKVAIVFDDQAEKLFNSKNGVLFKKLFIGGEEFEVIGTVAKQKRMTDISIGSSYYDINIIVPYKVGESIFNLEKASQMFYIKSINSIYNPKIKELLEEYLQNKGLNKEDYAVIDGRELVQSITTISYLLSGLLGGVAAISLIVSGIGIMNIILVSVTERTKEIGIRKAVGAKSSDIRLQFLIESFLISTIGCLVGIVFGLGIVYGVIPDVLGVEAIISPIWIIISIGICYLIGLLAGWAPAERASRLNPIVALRYE from the coding sequence ATGGGATATGTGAAGTTTTTTGAGGCGTTTAAAATTGCTGCTAAGTCTTTAATTCACAATAGAACAAGAACATTTCTGAGTGTACTTGGGGTAATAATTGGCATATGCGCAATAATAGTTTCAGTGGGACTTGTTCAATCGGTTAGTATTAGCGTCTCAAAACAATTAGAAGAGAGTGGGCTTGATAGTTTGATATTAGCTTTGCATTATGACATTGATATAGGTGAAATGTCCGGATATCTCAACAGCAAACAAAATTTAATAGTGGGAATAACTCCAAGGAAAACTTATTACACAGAGGTATTATCATCTGATGGAAAAAATTATAAATGTGAAGTACTTCTTTTAAAACCCTCTTCATATATTCTTGAAAATTTAAAATTGGTAAAAGGCAGATTTTTAAGTGTTTTAGATGAAGAGAAGTTAAATAAGGTTGCAATTGTTTTTGATGATCAGGCAGAAAAATTATTTAATAGCAAAAATGGAGTTCTTTTTAAAAAATTATTTATCGGGGGAGAGGAATTTGAAGTTATAGGAACTGTTGCAAAACAAAAACGCATGACAGACATATCAATAGGCTCATCATATTACGATATTAACATTATTGTTCCATACAAAGTTGGTGAAAGTATATTTAATCTTGAAAAAGCCTCACAAATGTTTTACATAAAGAGTATAAACTCAATATACAATCCCAAAATAAAGGAATTATTAGAGGAATATTTGCAAAACAAAGGTTTAAATAAAGAGGATTATGCAGTTATTGACGGTAGAGAGCTTGTTCAATCTATAACAACAATTTCATATCTGTTGAGTGGACTTTTGGGTGGCGTTGCAGCTATATCTTTGATAGTGAGCGGAATAGGCATTATGAACATTATTTTAGTCTCTGTTACTGAGAGAACAAAAGAAATAGGAATTAGAAAAGCTGTTGGTGCAAAAAGTAGTGATATAAGACTTCAATTTCTAATAGAGTCATTCTTAATATCTACTATTGGTTGTCTCGTGGGAATTGTTTTTGGACTGGGGATTGTATATGGAGTTATACCAGATGTATTGGGAGTGGAAGCCATTATTTCACCAATATGGATTATAATTTCAATAGGAATATGTTATCTTATTGGTTTGTTAGCTGGTTGGGCACCGGCAGAAAGAGCCTCAAGACTTAATCCTATCGTTGCTCTCAGATATGAGTAA
- a CDS encoding glycoside hydrolase family 28 protein, giving the protein MNEKNIAVEGKGTIDLSGSSFMDFSRAFNQFEELSQLDKEQFEEVECKPICRPNQPILFYNCENINLSGISIIDSPCWTVCIHSSKYIKVHNIRIMNNLRVPNSDGIHLCSCENVVITDSFFTCGDDCVAISGITNWDKPCENIIVSNCIMQTRSAAVRMGHLDSKVKNVVASNLIILNSNRRIAIFANGKNGYVKSVTISNVIMTTKIFAGTWWGKGEPIVFASPE; this is encoded by the coding sequence ATGAACGAAAAGAACATAGCAGTTGAGGGAAAAGGTACAATTGACCTTTCTGGAAGCAGTTTTATGGATTTTTCAAGAGCATTTAATCAGTTTGAAGAGCTATCTCAACTTGACAAAGAGCAGTTTGAAGAGGTAGAATGCAAGCCAATTTGTAGACCAAATCAACCTATATTATTTTATAACTGTGAAAATATCAATTTAAGCGGTATTTCAATTATCGACTCACCTTGCTGGACAGTGTGTATTCATTCATCAAAATACATCAAGGTACACAACATAAGGATTATGAACAATCTCAGAGTCCCAAACAGCGATGGTATACATCTTTGCTCATGCGAAAATGTAGTAATCACAGATAGCTTCTTTACTTGCGGTGATGACTGTGTTGCTATATCTGGCATTACAAACTGGGACAAACCATGTGAAAATATAATTGTGTCAAACTGCATAATGCAAACACGCTCAGCAGCTGTGAGAATGGGACATTTAGATAGCAAAGTAAAGAATGTGGTTGCTTCAAATCTTATCATCCTTAATTCAAACAGAAGAATTGCAATATTTGCAAACGGCAAAAACGGATATGTCAAATCAGTTACAATCTCAAATGTCATTATGACAACAAAAATATTTGCTGGTACATGGTGGGGAAAGGGTGAACCAATTGTATTTGCCTCTCCTGAATAA
- a CDS encoding flavin reductase → MAHKTIKIEDLNFNPFTLIGQEWMLITAGNINSFNTMTASWGSLGYIWEKPVSFCVIRPQRFTRKFVEENEFFTLSFFGREYRSALEICGKYSGKDVNKVEMAKLTPKEDEEFKTVFFDEANLVLICKKIYFQDIIPENFLDKAIYNFYTAKDYHRMFIGEIVKVLQKER, encoded by the coding sequence ATGGCACATAAAACAATCAAAATAGAAGATCTCAATTTTAACCCTTTTACTTTAATTGGGCAAGAGTGGATGCTCATTACAGCAGGGAACATCAACTCATTTAACACAATGACTGCAAGTTGGGGAAGCCTCGGCTATATTTGGGAAAAGCCTGTTTCCTTTTGTGTAATAAGACCTCAGAGGTTTACAAGAAAGTTTGTTGAAGAAAATGAATTCTTTACACTCTCGTTTTTCGGTAGGGAGTATAGGTCAGCTCTTGAAATCTGCGGCAAATACTCTGGCAAAGATGTTAATAAGGTTGAGATGGCAAAGCTCACCCCCAAAGAAGATGAAGAGTTCAAAACGGTGTTTTTCGATGAGGCTAACCTTGTTTTGATTTGCAAAAAGATTTATTTTCAAGATATAATCCCTGAAAATTTCTTGGACAAAGCTATTTACAATTTTTACACTGCAAAAGATTATCATAGAATGTTTATTGGGGAAATTGTTAAAGTGCTACAGAAAGAAAGATAA
- a CDS encoding glycosyl hydrolase family 28-related protein yields the protein MRIIVTDFGAKPDGVSFSTEAIQKAIDTCFENGCGVVVIPAGIYLSRPIRLKSNVTLYLERRRCCNQSNQQY from the coding sequence TTGAGAATAATTGTAACTGACTTTGGAGCAAAACCAGATGGTGTAAGTTTCAGTACAGAAGCAATACAAAAGGCTATTGACACCTGTTTTGAAAATGGTTGTGGAGTGGTAGTTATACCTGCTGGAATTTATTTAAGCCGCCCTATAAGGTTAAAATCTAATGTAACCCTATATTTAGAAAGAAGAAGGTGCTGTAATCAAAGCAACCAACAATATTGA